The Lytechinus pictus isolate F3 Inbred chromosome 10, Lp3.0, whole genome shotgun sequence genome includes a window with the following:
- the LOC129269705 gene encoding synaptogyrin-3-like produces MEGGGAYGAGMAGKPFDVLDYIKKPSVILRFISWIFAIIVFGCISAEKDYNFGGGLIACPYGGVNGACGFGIFVGVIAFLACMVFLAIDAMFDNWSNVQHRKMAVMADLIFSGIWTFMYFVCFCYLTNKWVGTPSIVKNGPGVSSIQAAIAFSFFSIITWALLSVLAFMKFRQGSQSAFAPSFEPSEQPTPYPGSTATSVGNDSYQQPPFDATKSDAGLSAPPSQPQYQAPSY; encoded by the exons atggaagGAGGTGGTGCATATGGAGCAGGGATGGCTGGAAAGCCATTTGATGTCTTAGACTACATCAAGAAACCCTCTGTTATATTGAGATTCATTAGTTGG ataTTTGCCATCATCGTGTTTGGGTGTATATCAGCGGAGAAGGATTACAATTTTGGAGGAGGCCTTATTGCCTGTCCTTATGGTGGAGTGAATGGTGCGTGCGGTTTTGGCATCTTCGTCGGGGTGATAGCGTTCTTAGCGTGTATGGTTTTTCTCGCCATCGATGCAATGTTTGACAACTGGAGCAATGTGCAGCACAGAAAGATGGCTGTCATGGCCGATTTAATCTTCTCAG GTATTTGGAccttcatgtattttgtttgcTTCTGCTACTTAACAAATAAATGGGTCGGCACACCAAGCATAGTCAAGAATGGACCGGGAGTCAGTTCAATTCAAGCAGCTATCgcattctcctttttttcaattataaCTTGG GCTCTTCTTAGTGTGCTGGCGTTCATGAAGTTCAGGCAAGGCTCCCAGTCTGCGTTCGCCCCCAGTTTTGAGCCTAGCGAGCAACCCACCCCTTACCCCGGCAGTACGGCAACCAGCGTGGGCAACGACTCGTACCAGCAGCCCCCATTTGATGCCACCAAGTCCGATGCAGGCTTATCGGCCCCACCCTCGCAACCTCAGTACCAGGCTCCATCGTACTAG